A part of Micromonospora chersina genomic DNA contains:
- a CDS encoding DUF952 domain-containing protein: MIYKILATSEWEQAQEAGRFTGTAMDQQDGFIHLSAADQVVETARRVFAGVAGLTLLAVDEARLGDALRWEVSRGGALFPHLYAPLPVDAVLAAHALPADRPAADAVAELVA, encoded by the coding sequence GAGTGGGAGCAGGCGCAGGAGGCCGGGCGGTTCACCGGCACCGCGATGGACCAGCAGGACGGTTTCATCCACCTGTCGGCGGCGGACCAGGTGGTGGAGACGGCCCGCCGGGTCTTCGCCGGGGTCGCCGGCCTCACCCTGCTCGCCGTGGACGAGGCGCGGCTCGGCGACGCGCTGCGCTGGGAGGTGTCCCGGGGCGGGGCGCTGTTCCCGCACCTCTACGCCCCGCTGCCGGTCGACGCGGTGCTGGCCGCGCACGCCCTGCCCGCCGACCGGCCCGCCGCCGACGCGGTGGCGGAACTGGTCGCCTGA
- a CDS encoding acyltransferase, translating to MTDTTNRSASVFVHPTADVEDGAQVGDGTKVWHLAHVRSSAQVGAGCVIGRNVYVDANVTVGDRVKIQNNVSVYQGVTIEDEVFVGPCAVFTNDFRPRAQNPDWTITPTMVRRGASIGANATLVCGIEVGEYAMIAAGSVVTKDVKPYQLVAGNPARPKGWVDEKGEVVSRDVDNPPHQG from the coding sequence ATGACTGACACCACCAACCGGTCCGCCTCCGTCTTCGTCCACCCGACGGCCGACGTGGAGGACGGCGCCCAGGTCGGCGACGGCACCAAGGTCTGGCACCTGGCCCACGTCCGGTCCAGCGCCCAGGTCGGCGCCGGCTGCGTGATCGGCCGCAACGTGTACGTCGACGCGAACGTCACCGTCGGCGACCGCGTGAAGATCCAGAACAACGTCTCGGTCTACCAGGGCGTGACGATCGAGGACGAGGTCTTCGTCGGCCCGTGCGCGGTGTTCACCAACGACTTCCGCCCGCGCGCCCAGAACCCGGACTGGACCATCACGCCGACCATGGTCCGCCGGGGCGCCTCGATCGGCGCGAACGCCACCCTGGTCTGCGGTATCGAGGTGGGCGAGTACGCGATGATCGCCGCCGGCTCGGTGGTGACGAAGGACGTCAAGCCGTACCAGCTGGTGGCCGGCAACCCGGCCCGGCCGAAGGGCTGGGTCGACGAGAAGGGTGAGGTCGTCTCCCGGGACGTCGACAACCCGCCGCACCAGGGCTGA
- a CDS encoding CDP-glycerol glycerophosphotransferase family protein, producing MFSRVRSQRGLAVVGLTLLGYAVMILSGVLGLVVPYAVAAAVVITGELTLATRYAETGGLLRKAGVGLVFRRLVRDLSVVLLVVSAVRPDRAGTLAVLLLPAALWTVAVGTTALARAVDGRAATPALTRNLDLGALRRAPVPPAWARRLAGLRLPLLNVLLVPAAVVAAAADRVAPVVVTGVVTLVAGLVTAAVLTLTRLPGRGEAPGVLPAVHDWLARERPEVALYFAGSARDVYQVNMWLAPVEAAGRRAVVLLRSEEAFRELADTRLPVICVPAGVDFMNLDLAPIRVALYVANVGANIHLLREPGVKHVFVGHGDSDKQASVNPYSKVYDEVWVAGPAGRERYARAGVGVLDRDIVEIGRPQLAGVHTFGSGAADHVFTVLYAPTWEGWLEDDPYHTSLVLMGERIVSGLLAAGDLRLVYKPHPLTGSRSGKARAAHERIVARIRGAGGRTDPTSLDGAAHLVVTGRTPALFDCFNVTDLLVSDVSSVVSDWVQSERPYVVANPAGLPEDEFRRTFPTARAAYLLSADCHELPEVLAVTGAGDDPMAGARRELKAYLLGPPGVNPMDRFRDEIGRLCG from the coding sequence TTGTTCAGCAGGGTGCGGAGCCAGCGGGGTCTCGCCGTCGTGGGCCTGACGCTGCTCGGCTACGCGGTCATGATCCTCTCCGGGGTCCTCGGTCTGGTGGTCCCGTACGCGGTGGCCGCGGCGGTGGTCATCACCGGTGAGCTGACCCTCGCCACCCGGTACGCCGAGACCGGCGGGCTGCTCCGCAAGGCCGGCGTCGGGCTGGTCTTCCGCCGCCTGGTCCGCGACCTGTCCGTGGTGCTGCTGGTGGTGAGCGCGGTCCGCCCCGACCGGGCCGGCACGCTCGCGGTGCTGCTGCTGCCGGCCGCCCTCTGGACCGTGGCCGTCGGCACCACGGCACTGGCGCGGGCGGTCGACGGGCGGGCCGCCACCCCGGCGCTGACCCGCAACCTCGACCTCGGCGCGCTGCGCCGGGCGCCGGTCCCGCCGGCCTGGGCGCGGCGCCTGGCCGGCCTGCGACTGCCCCTGCTCAACGTGCTGCTCGTGCCGGCGGCCGTGGTGGCCGCGGCCGCCGACCGGGTCGCCCCGGTGGTGGTCACCGGCGTGGTCACGCTGGTGGCCGGGCTGGTCACCGCCGCGGTGCTGACGCTCACCCGGCTGCCCGGCCGGGGCGAGGCCCCCGGCGTGCTGCCCGCCGTGCACGACTGGCTGGCCCGGGAGCGGCCCGAGGTGGCGCTCTACTTCGCCGGCTCGGCCAGGGACGTCTACCAGGTCAACATGTGGCTCGCCCCGGTCGAGGCGGCCGGCCGGCGCGCGGTGGTGCTGCTGCGCTCCGAGGAGGCGTTCCGCGAGCTGGCCGACACCCGGCTGCCGGTGATCTGCGTACCGGCCGGCGTGGACTTCATGAACCTCGACCTGGCCCCGATCCGGGTCGCCCTCTACGTGGCCAACGTCGGCGCCAACATCCACCTGCTGCGCGAGCCGGGCGTGAAGCACGTCTTCGTGGGCCACGGCGACAGCGACAAGCAGGCCAGCGTCAACCCGTACAGCAAGGTCTACGACGAGGTCTGGGTGGCCGGGCCGGCCGGCCGGGAGCGGTACGCCCGGGCCGGGGTGGGCGTGCTGGACCGCGACATCGTGGAGATCGGCCGGCCGCAGCTCGCCGGGGTGCACACCTTCGGCTCGGGCGCCGCCGACCACGTGTTCACCGTGCTCTACGCCCCCACCTGGGAGGGCTGGCTTGAGGACGACCCGTACCACACGTCGCTGGTGCTGATGGGGGAGCGGATCGTGTCCGGGCTGCTCGCCGCCGGCGACCTGCGGCTGGTCTACAAGCCGCACCCGCTGACCGGCAGCCGGTCGGGGAAGGCACGGGCGGCGCACGAGCGGATCGTCGCCCGGATCCGGGGCGCGGGCGGCCGGACCGACCCGACGTCGCTGGACGGCGCCGCGCATCTGGTGGTCACCGGCCGGACCCCGGCCCTGTTCGACTGCTTCAACGTCACCGACCTGCTCGTCAGCGACGTCTCCAGCGTGGTCTCCGACTGGGTGCAGAGCGAGCGGCCGTACGTGGTGGCCAACCCGGCCGGCCTGCCGGAGGACGAGTTCCGCCGGACCTTTCCCACGGCGCGCGCGGCGTACCTGCTCTCCGCCGACTGTCATGAGCTGCCGGAGGTCCTGGCCGTCACCGGGGCCGGGGACGACCCGATGGCCGGGGCGCGGCGGGAGCTGAAGGCGTACCTGCTCGGCCCGCCCGGGGTGAACCCGATGGACCGGTTCCGCGACGAGATCGGCCGGCTCTGCGGCTGA
- a CDS encoding nucleotide sugar dehydrogenase, which yields MNICVVALGKIGLPLAVQFASKGHRVIGADVSERVVQLVNDGAVPFPGEADLDVKLKEAVAAGLLSATTDTAAAVAESEAVVVVVPLFVDAEGVPDFGWMDDATRAIARGLKPGTLVSYETTLPVGTTRNRWAPMLEEGSGLTAGQDFHLVFSPERVLTGRVFADLRRYPKLVGGIDEASAAHGVRFYEAVLDFDERPDLDRPNGVWDLGSAEASELAKLAETTYRDVNIGLANQFARFADTVGVDVTKVIEACNTQPYSHIHSPGIAVGGHCIPIYPRMYLWNDPAATVVRSAREANAAMPEYAVDLLAAAYGDLTGVGVLVLGAAYRGGVKETAFSGVFPTVEALRARGAVPYVADPMYSNEELAAHGLPGYQGEPVGAAVIQADHAEYRNLTPADLPGVTVLVDGRRVTDPARWTGVRRVVIGG from the coding sequence ATGAACATCTGCGTCGTCGCGCTCGGCAAGATCGGTCTGCCGCTCGCCGTGCAGTTCGCCTCGAAGGGGCACCGGGTGATCGGTGCCGACGTCTCCGAGCGGGTCGTCCAGCTGGTCAACGACGGTGCCGTGCCGTTCCCCGGCGAGGCCGACCTGGACGTCAAGCTGAAGGAGGCGGTCGCCGCCGGGCTGCTGTCGGCCACCACCGACACGGCCGCCGCGGTCGCCGAGTCCGAGGCGGTCGTCGTGGTCGTGCCGCTCTTCGTGGACGCCGAGGGCGTGCCGGACTTCGGCTGGATGGACGACGCCACCCGGGCCATCGCCCGCGGGCTCAAGCCGGGCACCCTGGTCAGCTACGAGACCACGCTGCCGGTCGGCACCACCCGCAACCGCTGGGCCCCGATGCTGGAGGAGGGCTCCGGCCTCACCGCCGGCCAGGACTTCCACCTGGTGTTCAGCCCGGAGCGGGTGCTCACCGGCCGGGTCTTCGCCGACCTGCGCCGCTACCCCAAGCTGGTCGGTGGCATCGACGAGGCGTCGGCCGCGCACGGTGTGCGCTTCTACGAGGCGGTGCTGGACTTCGACGAGCGCCCCGACCTCGACCGCCCGAACGGCGTCTGGGACCTCGGCTCGGCCGAGGCGTCCGAGCTGGCCAAGCTCGCCGAGACGACCTACCGCGACGTCAACATCGGCCTGGCGAACCAGTTCGCCCGCTTCGCCGACACCGTGGGCGTCGACGTCACCAAGGTCATCGAGGCCTGCAACACCCAGCCGTACAGCCACATCCACTCGCCGGGCATCGCCGTCGGCGGCCACTGCATCCCGATCTACCCGCGGATGTACCTGTGGAACGACCCGGCGGCCACCGTGGTCCGCTCGGCCCGCGAGGCCAACGCCGCCATGCCGGAGTACGCCGTCGACCTGCTCGCCGCCGCGTACGGGGACCTGACCGGGGTGGGCGTGCTGGTGCTGGGCGCGGCCTACCGGGGCGGCGTCAAGGAGACCGCCTTCTCCGGCGTCTTCCCGACCGTCGAGGCGCTGCGCGCGCGGGGCGCCGTCCCGTACGTCGCCGACCCGATGTACTCCAACGAGGAGCTGGCCGCGCACGGTCTCCCCGGCTACCAGGGCGAGCCGGTCGGCGCCGCGGTGATCCAGGCCGACCACGCCGAGTACCGCAACCTCACCCCGGCCGACCTGCCGGGCGTGACGGTGCTCGTCGACGGCCGCCGCGTCACCGACCCGGCGCGCTGGACCGGCGTCCGCCGGGTGGTCATCGGCGGCTGA
- a CDS encoding glycosyltransferase family 2 protein, with the protein MSRQPDVTVVVAVYNTMPYLTTCLESLVGQTIGLDRLEVVAVDDGSTDGSGAELDRYAARYPDTVRVLHQANSGGPAAPSNLALDHARGRYVFFIGSDDHLGPEALERLVAAADRWESDVVLGRMVGTNKRYVHQAAYASTEERLDLFDSPLPWSLSNTKLFRRDLVERHGLRFRTDMPMGSDQPFTLEACFRAKKISVLADYEFYYAVKRENAQNITYASRFEERLRCAEELVGFVAGLIEPGPRRDAVLVRHFSWEVAKLLRAEFLELSPDVQQHVHDRIRKLAGAYLTEGVLARMARDVRVRVAVARDGDLAQLCELIRQQSDRGLPEVTVEDGRWYAHHVGFRDPAFGYPDDWYDITDQAAKALAKLTATGLDWGRDATGARALVVTAHSRWAELSELSAEAIQVSVGELAGVTSVAPDGTGTVVRTDFAMDRLLGVVAANGERRVVRAKVTALGGTASAPLRTDRRVAAPRMLARHGVRFHLVTPTTNHKGQVIVAITPVTPGRFLARLRRIWPSGGK; encoded by the coding sequence ATGAGCCGGCAGCCCGACGTGACGGTGGTCGTCGCCGTCTACAACACCATGCCGTACCTGACCACCTGCCTTGAGTCGCTGGTCGGGCAGACCATCGGGCTGGACCGGCTGGAGGTCGTGGCGGTCGACGACGGCTCCACCGACGGCAGCGGCGCCGAGCTGGACCGGTACGCCGCCCGCTACCCGGACACGGTCCGGGTGCTGCACCAGGCCAACTCCGGCGGCCCGGCCGCCCCGAGCAACCTCGCGCTGGACCACGCCCGCGGCCGGTACGTCTTCTTCATCGGCTCCGACGACCACCTCGGCCCGGAGGCGCTGGAGCGTCTCGTGGCGGCCGCCGACCGGTGGGAGTCCGACGTGGTGCTCGGCCGGATGGTCGGCACCAACAAGCGCTACGTGCACCAGGCGGCCTACGCGAGCACCGAGGAACGGCTGGACCTCTTCGACAGCCCGCTGCCCTGGTCGCTGTCGAACACGAAGCTCTTCCGGCGGGACCTCGTCGAGCGCCACGGGCTGCGGTTCCGCACCGACATGCCGATGGGCAGCGACCAGCCGTTCACGCTGGAGGCCTGCTTCCGGGCGAAGAAGATCTCCGTCCTCGCCGACTACGAGTTCTACTACGCGGTCAAGCGCGAGAACGCGCAGAACATCACCTACGCGAGCCGCTTCGAGGAGCGGCTGCGCTGCGCCGAGGAACTTGTCGGCTTCGTGGCCGGGCTGATCGAGCCGGGCCCGCGCCGGGACGCGGTGCTGGTGCGCCACTTCAGCTGGGAGGTGGCGAAGCTGCTCCGGGCGGAGTTCCTGGAGCTGTCCCCGGACGTCCAGCAGCACGTCCACGACCGGATCCGCAAGCTCGCCGGGGCGTACCTGACCGAGGGCGTCCTGGCCCGGATGGCGCGCGACGTGCGGGTGCGGGTGGCGGTCGCGCGCGACGGCGACCTGGCGCAGCTGTGTGAGCTGATCCGGCAGCAGTCCGACAGGGGGCTGCCCGAGGTAACCGTCGAGGACGGTCGCTGGTACGCCCACCACGTCGGCTTCCGCGACCCGGCGTTCGGCTATCCGGACGACTGGTACGACATCACCGACCAGGCCGCCAAGGCGCTCGCGAAGCTGACCGCGACCGGGCTGGACTGGGGCCGGGACGCCACCGGCGCCCGCGCGCTGGTGGTCACCGCGCACAGCCGCTGGGCGGAGCTGTCCGAGCTGTCCGCCGAGGCCATCCAGGTCAGCGTCGGTGAGTTGGCGGGTGTGACGTCGGTCGCGCCCGACGGCACCGGTACCGTCGTACGGACGGACTTCGCGATGGACCGGCTGCTCGGGGTCGTCGCGGCGAACGGCGAGCGCCGGGTGGTGCGTGCGAAGGTCACCGCGCTGGGCGGGACGGCCTCGGCGCCGCTGCGCACGGACCGCCGCGTCGCGGCGCCCCGGATGCTGGCCCGGCACGGCGTCCGGTTCCACCTCGTCACGCCCACCACCAATCACAAGGGCCAGGTGATCGTCGCGATCACGCCGGTGACCCCCGGTCGGTTCCTTGCCCGCCTGCGCCGAATCTGGCCCTCTGGAGGAAAGTAG
- a CDS encoding glycosyltransferase family 4 protein, which yields MRSDGTTAAAATRGRVVMLVDNGVIGDSRVQKAARSAAEAGWDVVLLGRAPVGQPQQWRLGDAEVRLIPMPEPLAKRRHEFRRAWLRRPLAYPPSGIAAHRTQAVKAWRADLAVRRAALTTAARESGAGRPGGLPWAALRAEEKLAGLTRKWVGLRNRQLNQARKGRKLDGPWDRAYTLFWQRLRGDGAWRRLEPGLWDYELAYGPVVDELAPDLIHANDFRMIGVGARAKIRAAAKGRRIALVWDAHEYLPGVQPWRDNARWLPGNVAHEREYVPYADATMTVSGGLADLLQREHGLAERPAVVLNAPAVDELPADAGEPVPDIRALCGIGPETPLLVYSGVAAAKRGLGVMVEALPRLPGAHVAFVVNKPTSAYVRGLVTRAGELGVADRVHLLPYVPHHQVVRFLSGAQVGVIPIQHWPNHEIALITKFFEYSHARLPLVVSDVQTMAETVRETGQGEVFTAEDVADFVRAVSAVLADPERYRAAYDRPGLLAGWTWEAQAQVLDGVYSRLLPEAPPRPAPAGDPAPGAAPTSVGVGA from the coding sequence ATGCGATCTGACGGCACGACCGCAGCGGCGGCCACCCGGGGACGGGTCGTCATGCTGGTGGACAACGGGGTCATCGGTGACTCCCGGGTACAGAAGGCCGCCCGGTCGGCGGCCGAGGCCGGCTGGGACGTCGTCCTCCTCGGGCGCGCGCCCGTCGGGCAGCCGCAGCAGTGGCGGCTCGGCGACGCCGAGGTCCGCCTGATCCCGATGCCCGAGCCGCTCGCCAAGCGCCGGCACGAGTTCCGGCGGGCCTGGCTGCGCCGGCCGCTCGCCTACCCGCCGTCCGGCATCGCCGCCCACCGCACCCAGGCCGTGAAGGCCTGGCGGGCCGACCTGGCGGTCCGGCGGGCGGCGCTGACCACCGCGGCCCGGGAATCCGGCGCCGGCCGGCCCGGTGGCCTGCCCTGGGCGGCGCTGCGCGCCGAGGAGAAGCTCGCCGGCCTGACCCGCAAGTGGGTGGGCCTCCGCAACCGGCAGCTCAACCAGGCCCGGAAGGGCCGCAAGCTCGACGGTCCCTGGGACCGGGCGTACACGCTGTTCTGGCAGCGGCTGCGCGGCGACGGCGCGTGGCGCCGCCTGGAGCCCGGGCTGTGGGACTACGAGCTGGCCTACGGCCCGGTCGTCGACGAGCTGGCCCCGGACCTGATCCACGCCAACGACTTCCGGATGATCGGCGTCGGCGCCCGCGCGAAGATCCGGGCCGCCGCGAAGGGCCGCCGGATCGCCCTGGTGTGGGACGCCCACGAGTACCTGCCCGGGGTGCAGCCGTGGCGGGACAACGCCCGCTGGCTGCCCGGCAACGTGGCCCACGAGCGGGAGTACGTGCCGTACGCGGACGCCACGATGACCGTCTCCGGCGGCCTGGCCGACCTGCTCCAGCGGGAGCACGGGCTGGCGGAGCGCCCGGCGGTGGTGCTCAACGCCCCCGCGGTGGACGAGCTGCCGGCCGACGCGGGCGAGCCGGTGCCGGACATCCGCGCGCTCTGCGGCATCGGCCCGGAGACCCCGCTGCTGGTCTACAGCGGTGTGGCCGCCGCCAAGCGCGGCCTCGGCGTGATGGTCGAGGCGCTGCCCCGGCTGCCCGGCGCGCACGTCGCGTTCGTGGTCAACAAGCCCACGTCGGCGTACGTCAGGGGCCTGGTCACCCGGGCCGGCGAGCTGGGCGTGGCGGACCGGGTGCACCTGCTGCCCTACGTGCCGCACCACCAGGTGGTCCGGTTCCTCTCCGGCGCGCAGGTGGGCGTCATCCCGATCCAGCACTGGCCCAACCACGAGATCGCGCTGATCACCAAGTTCTTCGAGTATTCACACGCCCGCCTCCCGCTTGTCGTCTCCGACGTGCAGACGATGGCGGAGACTGTCCGGGAGACCGGGCAGGGCGAGGTGTTCACGGCCGAGGACGTGGCCGACTTCGTCCGGGCGGTCAGCGCGGTGCTCGCCGACCCGGAGCGCTACCGCGCCGCGTACGACCGGCCCGGACTGCTGGCCGGCTGGACCTGGGAGGCGCAGGCGCAGGTGCTCGACGGCGTCTACTCCCGGCTGCTGCCCGAGGCCCCGCCGCGCCCGGCGCCGGCCGGCGACCCGGCCCCCGGCGCCGCCCCGACCTCGGTGGGAGTGGGCGCATGA
- a CDS encoding glycosyltransferase: MIYLAIGFPPAAKSCAYRMRETANQFAAAGWDVTAVTIADEAWEREYGLDHTLTQGLDSHVRVVKLPLFRDDLETDIRSFTEQRALAHLDYLATLRKQNLKVFPEPVFGGWRPALEKALLQIHRERHVDLLVTTCAPYVNLAATWKLWETHRVPYVVDFRDGWSVDVINNGEAFPKESVSGQWEIKLLTNAVAIWNVNEPISRWYRERYPELAHKMRIVRNGYDAASIPAQVRPAPPDRPLTFGYLGALNLPVPLLSAVLDGWRTARAEDPALADARFEVRGHIGAAWARGDNAHAELLRAAAADGVLVGGSVPKAEVVDLYSRWDAVVLMVTGGRYMTSGKVYEYMATGLPVVSAHEADHDASTVLSTYPLWTGAVGLDPVELAGAFRRAAAMARTADEAEREKARAEARQYAREEQLIPAVREVTELVLGTGGSSGTPQVTPAGARVLAREGRS; this comes from the coding sequence ATGATCTACCTCGCGATCGGCTTCCCGCCGGCGGCGAAGAGCTGCGCCTACCGCATGCGGGAGACGGCGAACCAGTTCGCCGCCGCGGGCTGGGACGTGACAGCGGTCACCATCGCGGACGAGGCCTGGGAGCGCGAGTACGGGCTCGACCACACCCTCACCCAGGGCCTGGACTCCCATGTCCGGGTGGTGAAGCTGCCGCTGTTCCGGGATGACCTGGAGACCGACATCCGCTCCTTCACCGAGCAGCGCGCCCTGGCTCACCTGGACTACCTGGCCACCCTGCGGAAGCAGAACCTGAAGGTCTTCCCCGAGCCGGTCTTCGGCGGCTGGCGCCCCGCGCTGGAGAAGGCGCTGCTCCAGATCCACCGGGAGCGGCACGTCGACCTGCTGGTGACGACCTGCGCCCCGTACGTCAACCTGGCCGCGACCTGGAAGCTGTGGGAGACCCACCGCGTGCCGTACGTGGTGGACTTCCGCGACGGCTGGTCCGTCGACGTGATCAACAACGGCGAGGCGTTCCCCAAGGAGTCGGTCTCCGGGCAGTGGGAGATCAAGCTGCTCACCAACGCCGTGGCCATCTGGAACGTGAACGAGCCGATCTCCCGCTGGTACCGCGAGCGCTACCCGGAGCTGGCGCACAAGATGCGGATCGTGCGCAACGGCTACGACGCGGCCAGCATCCCGGCCCAGGTCCGTCCCGCTCCTCCGGACCGACCGCTGACCTTCGGTTATCTCGGTGCCCTGAACCTGCCCGTGCCGCTGCTGAGCGCCGTGCTCGACGGCTGGCGGACGGCGCGCGCCGAGGACCCGGCACTGGCGGACGCGCGCTTCGAGGTACGCGGCCACATCGGCGCCGCCTGGGCGCGCGGCGACAACGCGCACGCCGAGCTGCTCAGGGCCGCCGCCGCCGACGGCGTGCTGGTCGGCGGCTCGGTGCCCAAGGCCGAGGTGGTCGACCTCTACTCCCGCTGGGACGCGGTGGTGCTCATGGTGACCGGCGGCCGGTACATGACCTCCGGCAAGGTCTACGAGTACATGGCCACCGGCCTGCCGGTGGTCTCCGCCCACGAGGCCGACCACGACGCCTCCACCGTGCTGTCCACGTACCCGCTGTGGACCGGGGCGGTCGGGCTGGACCCGGTCGAGCTGGCCGGCGCCTTCCGGCGGGCCGCCGCGATGGCCCGCACGGCCGACGAGGCCGAGCGGGAGAAGGCCCGGGCCGAGGCGCGGCAGTACGCGCGCGAGGAGCAGCTCATCCCCGCCGTCCGGGAGGTCACCGAGCTGGTGCTGGGCACCGGCGGATCGTCCGGCACCCCGCAGGTCACCCCCGCCGGCGCGCGCGTCCTGGCCAGAGAAGGTAGGTCATGA
- a CDS encoding glycosyltransferase family protein: MIEVLMVLGAVPGRVAVLTDALEQFRALGVTVRVATTFNPAEKIPAAAELAEVHLLPTANELGPRFGRMIKRASPGRRPWLRAQRDPWVRRHAKRADVLVALDAQALHTVWQLAQRYRRADAVYGIAPALRAVEKRSADPARYRRPRLTTVGPSPAVLTSATRSQTVDLAKRVFEMSTGQRAMKLGPVRWFWQGAVTAPGLPERHRGKIARRVSGSMLKTGHGASAKRLALAAQGRLKSPTTKGQLLGPIVDAELAQGKVPEHLMTVVRGQLKLADGLLKKRNPGKAAPHVLRAFNLMFHRIVQFDGPTSPLAEDPEKFLAPLHNSDAGRAMATPRGRQSPAEFPPAGRPHRMLFFTGLNDNFLGPILERYEAMPGVEVRRLNLMEESILPVLSNGRTNVVHHMLAGTSKRAGEVQEAWGPHLEWADTVFVDWCNLGAAMLTMIDPGTTRVIVRLHSFEAFSWWPHLTDWSRVDDVVFVSEHLRDLALAAVPRLRAPQGPRTHMISNAMELHRYVAPKVSADSRFTLGLVGLSSLAKDPRWALAVLRELRRRDERYRLKLIGDDLNPELSPAIAAYVRDLDAELAELEPSGAVVRTGRTEDVPGALTDVGVILSTSLRESFHCALVEGAASGAVPVVRDWPFFAGRPHSARSLFPSDWVVSTPEEAAERILALTASEEVWREAGRAAASHVLSTWDWSVTQKDFDRLLLEPPATVD, translated from the coding sequence ATGATCGAGGTCCTGATGGTGCTGGGCGCCGTCCCCGGCCGGGTGGCGGTCCTCACCGACGCGCTGGAGCAGTTCCGCGCCCTGGGGGTCACCGTGCGGGTGGCCACCACCTTCAACCCGGCGGAGAAGATCCCGGCGGCGGCCGAGCTGGCCGAGGTGCACCTGCTGCCGACGGCCAACGAGCTGGGCCCGCGCTTCGGCCGCATGATCAAGCGAGCCAGCCCGGGCCGCCGGCCCTGGCTGCGCGCCCAGCGCGACCCGTGGGTACGCCGGCACGCCAAGCGGGCCGACGTGCTGGTCGCGCTGGACGCGCAGGCGCTGCACACCGTCTGGCAGCTGGCGCAGCGGTACCGGCGGGCCGACGCGGTCTACGGCATCGCACCGGCGCTGCGGGCGGTGGAGAAGCGGTCGGCCGATCCGGCGCGCTACCGCCGCCCCCGGCTCACCACCGTCGGCCCCTCCCCGGCCGTGCTGACGAGCGCCACCCGCAGCCAGACCGTCGACCTGGCGAAGCGGGTGTTCGAGATGAGCACCGGTCAGCGGGCCATGAAGCTCGGCCCGGTGCGCTGGTTCTGGCAGGGCGCCGTCACGGCCCCCGGCCTGCCCGAACGACACCGGGGCAAGATCGCCCGGCGGGTCAGCGGCAGCATGCTCAAGACCGGACACGGCGCCAGCGCGAAGCGGTTGGCGCTGGCGGCGCAGGGCCGCCTGAAGAGCCCGACGACCAAGGGGCAGCTCCTCGGCCCGATCGTCGACGCGGAGCTGGCCCAGGGCAAGGTGCCCGAGCACCTCATGACCGTGGTGCGGGGCCAGCTCAAGCTGGCGGACGGCTTGCTCAAGAAGCGGAACCCGGGCAAGGCCGCGCCGCACGTGCTGCGCGCCTTCAACCTGATGTTCCACCGGATCGTGCAGTTCGACGGTCCGACCTCGCCGCTGGCCGAGGATCCGGAGAAGTTCCTCGCGCCGCTGCACAACAGCGATGCCGGCAGGGCGATGGCGACACCGCGCGGCCGGCAGAGTCCGGCGGAGTTCCCGCCGGCCGGCCGGCCGCACCGGATGCTCTTCTTCACCGGGCTGAACGACAACTTCCTCGGGCCGATCCTCGAACGCTACGAGGCGATGCCCGGGGTGGAGGTCCGCCGGCTGAACCTGATGGAGGAGTCGATCCTCCCGGTGCTCAGCAACGGCCGCACGAACGTGGTGCACCACATGCTCGCCGGCACCTCCAAGCGGGCCGGGGAGGTCCAGGAGGCGTGGGGCCCCCACCTCGAGTGGGCGGACACGGTCTTCGTGGACTGGTGCAACCTGGGGGCCGCGATGCTGACGATGATCGACCCGGGCACCACCCGGGTGATCGTTCGCCTGCACAGCTTCGAGGCGTTCAGCTGGTGGCCGCACCTGACCGACTGGTCCCGGGTGGACGACGTGGTCTTCGTCTCCGAGCACCTCCGCGACCTGGCGCTGGCCGCGGTGCCGCGGCTGCGCGCCCCGCAGGGGCCCCGGACGCACATGATCAGCAACGCCATGGAGCTGCACCGGTACGTGGCACCGAAGGTCTCCGCCGACAGCCGGTTCACCCTCGGGCTGGTCGGGTTGAGCTCGCTGGCCAAGGACCCGCGCTGGGCCCTGGCGGTGCTGCGGGAGCTGCGCCGGCGGGACGAGCGGTACCGTCTCAAGCTGATCGGTGACGACCTCAACCCCGAGCTCAGCCCGGCGATCGCGGCGTACGTCCGTGACCTCGACGCCGAACTGGCCGAGCTGGAGCCGTCCGGCGCCGTGGTGCGGACCGGCCGCACCGAGGACGTCCCGGGCGCGCTCACCGACGTCGGGGTCATCCTCAGCACCTCGCTGCGGGAGAGCTTCCACTGCGCACTGGTCGAGGGCGCGGCCAGCGGCGCCGTACCGGTGGTGCGGGACTGGCCGTTCTTCGCCGGCCGGCCGCACAGCGCCCGGAGCCTCTTCCCCAGCGACTGGGTGGTCAGCACCCCGGAGGAGGCCGCCGAGCGGATCCTGGCCCTCACCGCGTCGGAGGAGGTCTGGCGCGAGGCGGGCCGGGCGGCCGCGTCGCACGTGCTGAGCACGTGGGACTGGTCGGTCACGCAGAAGGACTTCGACCGGCTGCTGCTGGAGCCGCCGGCCACGGTCGACTGA